A part of Nitrospirae bacterium CG2_30_53_67 genomic DNA contains:
- a CDS encoding riboflavin synthase subunit alpha has translation MFTGIIEEIGKVRSLKKAGESAQMSVEARTILEDIHEGDSICVSGACLTVVAYDANAFTLDVSPETLSATTLGELKPGDAVNLERAIKAGGRFGGHMVSGHVDGVGTLIRKTAQGNAQVLTFSAPGEILSTSVPKGSMAVDGVSLTINEIGGESFSVSIIPHTARMTTLGVRGIGSRVNLEADLIGKYVRRILNQRDEGEKSAHGKIDLGFLSEHGFA, from the coding sequence ATGTTTACGGGAATCATTGAAGAGATCGGTAAGGTGCGTTCCCTGAAAAAGGCTGGAGAGAGCGCCCAAATGTCCGTAGAGGCGAGAACCATTCTCGAAGATATACACGAGGGTGACAGCATCTGTGTAAGCGGGGCCTGTCTGACCGTGGTCGCTTACGATGCAAACGCTTTTACCCTGGACGTCTCACCGGAGACACTAAGCGCCACCACACTCGGCGAACTCAAACCCGGGGATGCGGTCAACCTCGAGCGCGCGATAAAAGCCGGAGGACGCTTCGGGGGACACATGGTGAGCGGGCACGTGGACGGGGTAGGGACCCTGATCCGAAAAACAGCGCAGGGAAACGCACAGGTACTGACCTTTTCGGCGCCGGGAGAGATTCTTTCGACCTCGGTACCCAAGGGTTCCATGGCCGTGGACGGGGTCAGTCTCACGATCAACGAAATCGGGGGAGAGTCCTTCTCGGTAAGCATCATTCCGCATACGGCCCGAATGACCACGCTCGGCGTCAGGGGAATCGGAAGCCGCGTAAACCTGGAGGCGGACCTGATCGGAAAATATGTCCGGCGCATCCTCAATCAACGTGATGAAGGCGAAAAATCCGCACACGGAAAGATCGACCTGGGGTTTCTTTCGGAGCACGGGTTTGCATGA